In one Umezawaea sp. Da 62-37 genomic region, the following are encoded:
- a CDS encoding pentapeptide repeat-containing protein, which produces MGKKVTAQLDAVKVAASIVVAGGGLFALYLATRRQQTQESELKARHAELAQRDRVQAHTEQVAEANRVHAERVADDNRADAEARRVTDLFAKSVEQLGSDKAPVRLGGLYALERLAQDNSHQRQTVVNVLCAYLRMPYTLPGDSDADNTDEQTRIRHDERVQEREVRLTAQRVLSAHLRPGDDSSKPVGTFWEETDLDLAGATLVDFDLAHCKLRRVKFDRASFFGETSFNNVVFEGTALFDDAIFNDLVSFSEAKFVGVAGFACAAFDVVGLKKARFGHVAMFGSATFSEGVRFDEVIFESDAWFRDAIFLGYVKFNRVSFGRFVEFGAVTFRNSIEFDASVVRHRVPARSSWPEKWRPSEQHGPIEGREGTWHDLVIVDTDTSGDDHNGQVSPS; this is translated from the coding sequence GTGGGCAAGAAGGTGACCGCGCAGCTCGACGCGGTGAAAGTCGCTGCCTCGATCGTCGTGGCCGGAGGCGGGTTGTTCGCGCTCTACTTGGCGACCCGACGGCAGCAAACGCAGGAGTCTGAATTGAAGGCCCGGCACGCCGAACTGGCCCAGCGTGATCGAGTGCAGGCCCATACAGAGCAGGTTGCCGAAGCCAATCGCGTGCACGCTGAACGCGTCGCGGATGACAATCGCGCCGATGCCGAGGCGCGTCGCGTCACCGACTTGTTCGCAAAATCGGTCGAACAGTTGGGCTCAGACAAGGCTCCGGTCCGGTTAGGCGGCCTCTACGCCCTAGAACGGCTGGCGCAAGACAATTCGCACCAGCGACAAACTGTGGTCAACGTGCTGTGTGCCTACCTGAGGATGCCGTACACGCTGCCCGGTGACTCGGATGCTGACAATACTGACGAGCAGACCCGTATACGCCACGACGAGCGAGTGCAGGAGCGGGAAGTCCGGTTAACTGCTCAGCGTGTTCTCTCTGCTCACTTACGTCCTGGTGATGACTCTAGCAAGCCAGTCGGGACCTTTTGGGAAGAAACCGACCTCGACCTCGCCGGTGCCACCCTCGTTGACTTCGATCTTGCTCATTGCAAGCTCCGTCGAGTCAAGTTCGATAGAGCATCGTTCTTTGGGGAAACTAGTTTTAACAACGTCGTGTTCGAGGGGACAGCCTTATTCGACGATGCCATATTTAACGATCTAGTCTCATTCAGTGAAGCGAAGTTCGTTGGGGTTGCCGGTTTCGCTTGTGCGGCATTCGATGTGGTCGGGTTAAAAAAAGCGAGATTTGGCCATGTCGCTATGTTTGGCTCGGCCACATTCAGTGAAGGAGTCAGGTTCGACGAAGTGATTTTTGAAAGCGATGCCTGGTTCCGCGATGCGATTTTCTTAGGTTATGTCAAGTTTAATCGAGTGAGCTTCGGCAGGTTCGTTGAGTTCGGCGCAGTGACGTTCCGAAACAGTATCGAGTTCGACGCGTCTGTGGTCCGTCACAGAGTGCCTGCTCGCTCGTCTTGGCCAGAAAAATGGCGGCCTTCCGAGCAGCACGGCCCAATTGAAGGCCGAGAGGGCACCTGGCATGACCTCGTCATAGTCGACACCGACACATCAGGTGATGACCACAACGGGCAGGTCAGCCCTTCGTGA
- a CDS encoding IS1380 family transposase encodes MSKPTGSYPSLTIDTAGTGVVSQAGATLLVETVRKIGLDRALSTALGRWRAPTAIHDPGKIVCDLAITLAIGGDCLADITTLRTEPALFGPVASDPTVSRLIDTLATDVDKALAALDHARAHIRARTWTLAGDHAPDHDISPNNPMIIDLDATLITAHSDKEHAAPTFKRGYGFHPLCSFADHDTPGTGEPLAVLLRPGNAGSNTAADHITVTRNALRQLPFTARGGRVGRKILIRTDAAGGTHEFVDWLQTRKLGYSLGFTLPEDAVERIARIPATAWTPAYDEEGAVREGAWVAEATGVLDLSSWPTGMRVLVRKERPHPGAQLRFTDADGHRLTAFATNTVRGQLADLELRHRRRARAEDRIRTCKATGLTNLPLHGYAHNRIWVAIVMLAVELTAWTQMLALTGHEARRWEPKRLRLRLFSIAGRIARHARRVHLRLAAHAPWSWLLLTGHQRLHDLPLLA; translated from the coding sequence GTGAGCAAGCCTACCGGGTCCTATCCATCGTTGACCATCGACACCGCCGGAACCGGCGTGGTGTCCCAGGCAGGCGCGACGCTGCTGGTCGAGACCGTGCGCAAAATCGGCCTGGACCGCGCACTGTCCACGGCATTGGGACGGTGGCGGGCACCGACCGCGATCCACGACCCCGGCAAGATCGTGTGCGACCTGGCGATCACATTGGCCATAGGCGGCGACTGCCTGGCCGACATCACGACCCTGAGAACCGAGCCGGCCCTGTTCGGCCCAGTCGCCTCGGACCCGACCGTGTCACGCCTGATCGACACCCTGGCCACAGACGTGGACAAAGCCCTCGCCGCCCTGGACCACGCCCGCGCGCACATACGGGCGCGAACCTGGACACTCGCCGGTGATCACGCCCCCGACCACGACATCAGCCCGAACAACCCGATGATCATCGACCTGGACGCCACCCTCATCACCGCCCACTCCGACAAGGAGCACGCCGCGCCGACATTCAAGCGTGGCTACGGTTTCCACCCGTTGTGCTCGTTCGCCGACCACGACACACCAGGCACCGGCGAACCACTCGCGGTCCTGCTCCGGCCGGGCAACGCCGGCTCGAACACCGCCGCCGACCACATCACGGTCACCCGCAACGCGCTGCGGCAGTTGCCGTTCACCGCCCGAGGCGGACGAGTCGGCCGCAAGATCCTCATCCGCACAGACGCCGCGGGCGGCACCCACGAGTTCGTGGACTGGTTGCAGACCAGGAAACTGGGCTACTCGCTGGGGTTCACCCTGCCCGAGGACGCCGTCGAACGGATCGCCCGCATCCCCGCCACCGCGTGGACCCCGGCCTACGACGAAGAGGGCGCGGTACGGGAAGGAGCGTGGGTCGCCGAGGCAACCGGCGTGCTCGACCTGTCCTCCTGGCCCACCGGAATGCGGGTCCTGGTCCGCAAGGAACGACCCCACCCCGGCGCGCAGTTGCGGTTCACCGACGCCGACGGACACAGGCTCACCGCGTTCGCCACCAACACCGTCCGCGGACAACTCGCCGATCTGGAACTGCGCCACCGCCGCCGGGCCCGCGCCGAGGACCGCATCCGCACCTGCAAAGCCACCGGCCTGACCAACCTGCCCCTGCACGGCTACGCCCACAACCGGATCTGGGTCGCGATCGTGATGTTGGCGGTCGAGTTGACCGCCTGGACCCAGATGCTCGCCCTGACCGGGCACGAAGCCCGCCGCTGGGAGCCCAAACGCCTGCGACTACGCCTGTTCTCCATCGCCGGTCGGATCGCCCGACACGCCCGACGGGTCCATCTCCGACTCGCCGCCCACGCGCCCTGGTCCTGGCTACTGCTCACCGGCCACCAACGCCTGCACGATCTACCGCTACTGGCTTGA